One part of the Enterococcus sp. DIV1094 genome encodes these proteins:
- the eutL gene encoding ethanolamine utilization microcompartment protein EutL, with translation MKNDRLGANVLSVQVIPNVDAALAEQFGLTPGMRSLGIVTSDCDDVTYVALDEATKAAEVQVVYAKSMYAGAANASTKLAGEVIGIIAGPSPAEITSGLSVVTQVIEQEASFISANDDDSIVYFAHVVSRSGRYLSKEANIREGEAIAYLIAPPLEAMVALDAALKAADVEICSFFGPPSETNFGGALLTGSQSACKAACTAFEQVVQRIAENPLSY, from the coding sequence ATGAAAAATGATCGTTTAGGCGCAAACGTCTTAAGTGTTCAAGTTATTCCAAATGTAGATGCTGCATTAGCAGAGCAATTTGGCCTGACACCAGGGATGCGCTCATTAGGTATCGTGACATCAGATTGTGATGATGTGACTTATGTGGCTTTAGATGAAGCAACAAAGGCTGCGGAAGTACAAGTTGTCTATGCAAAAAGTATGTATGCAGGAGCGGCGAATGCCTCTACGAAACTAGCAGGTGAAGTGATTGGGATCATCGCTGGACCAAGTCCGGCAGAGATCACAAGCGGACTATCCGTAGTGACACAAGTCATCGAACAAGAAGCAAGCTTTATCAGCGCAAATGACGATGATAGTATCGTGTACTTTGCCCATGTGGTTTCTCGTTCTGGAAGATATTTATCAAAAGAAGCCAACATTCGTGAAGGCGAAGCAATTGCTTACTTGATCGCGCCGCCTTTAGAAGCAATGGTTGCACTAGATGCAGCACTGAAAGCAGCGGATGTTGAAATCTGTAGTTTCTTCGGACCACCATCTGAAACAAACTTTGGTGGGGCACTTTTAACTGGTAGTCAATCAGCATGTAAAGCAGCTTGTACTGCTTTTGAACAAGTTGTTCAACGGATCGCAGAAAATCCGTTGAGTTACTAA
- a CDS encoding cob(I)yrinic acid a,c-diamide adenosyltransferase, producing MKIYTKTGDKGMTKLVGGHSVSKDSDRVESYGTIDELNSWLGYTISQLSKEQDVFKQELEELQQLLFDVGTDLSTVLEDGRPLKVQQESVTWLEERIDFYTQQSPDIERFILPGGCQGASMIHVARTIARRGERHIVRLSATAAINPEVIVFVNRLSDYFYALARYMNVQMGQEDVFYTRGEKVFHKIKEDGL from the coding sequence ATGAAAATCTACACAAAAACAGGCGACAAAGGAATGACGAAATTAGTTGGTGGACATAGTGTATCCAAAGATTCAGATCGTGTGGAAAGTTATGGAACGATCGATGAGTTGAACTCATGGTTAGGCTATACGATCAGTCAATTGTCAAAAGAACAAGACGTTTTTAAGCAAGAGTTAGAAGAATTGCAACAACTATTATTCGATGTAGGAACGGATCTATCTACGGTGTTAGAAGATGGACGACCACTTAAAGTCCAGCAAGAAAGTGTGACTTGGCTGGAAGAACGGATCGATTTCTATACCCAACAATCACCGGATATTGAGCGATTTATCTTACCTGGTGGTTGTCAAGGCGCGAGTATGATCCATGTAGCGCGGACGATTGCTCGCCGTGGGGAACGTCATATCGTTCGTTTAAGTGCAACTGCGGCAATCAATCCCGAAGTGATCGTGTTCGTGAATCGTTTGTCTGATTATTTCTATGCGTTGGCGCGTTATATGAACGTGCAAATGGGGCAAGAAGATGTTTTTTACACTAGAGGAGAGAAAGTCTTCCACAAGATAAAAGAAGATGGTTTATAA
- a CDS encoding EutP/PduV family microcompartment system protein, with the protein MKRIILMGAIGCGKTTLCQALRGEAIVYDKTQAVEFHPEMIDTPGEFILHRQYYSALTVTATEAEVIGLVQSALDQEQIFSPGFGHIFPKEVIGIMTKVDLVTDEKELARVREQLVAAGATKLFEVSSVEKTGLEELVQYLGGQT; encoded by the coding sequence ATGAAGAGAATCATTTTGATGGGCGCGATCGGCTGTGGGAAGACCACTCTTTGTCAAGCCTTACGTGGAGAAGCAATTGTTTACGATAAAACTCAAGCAGTAGAATTTCATCCTGAGATGATCGATACGCCGGGTGAATTTATTCTACATCGCCAATACTACTCTGCGTTGACTGTGACGGCGACAGAAGCGGAAGTGATCGGTTTGGTCCAAAGTGCATTAGACCAAGAACAGATTTTTTCACCTGGTTTTGGGCATATCTTTCCAAAAGAAGTGATCGGGATCATGACTAAAGTGGATCTAGTCACAGACGAGAAAGAGTTGGCACGTGTACGTGAACAATTGGTTGCAGCTGGAGCAACGAAACTATTTGAAGTATCATCAGTAGAAAAAACAGGACTCGAAGAATTGGTTCAATATTTAGGAGGACAAACATGA
- a CDS encoding ANTAR domain-containing response regulator yields the protein MKGRIVIVDDEPITRLDTRDILLEAGYEVVGEAADGFEAIEVCKETKPDLVLMDIQMPILDGLKSGKKIIQDQLAGSIVFLSAYSDQENTEKAKKLGAIGYLVKPLDSKSLIPTIEMGIARGKETQNLLQQIDKLQLKLEERKVVEKAKGILAKENNISEEEAYQMLRTLSMNKRARMSEIAELIIMDDE from the coding sequence ATGAAGGGCAGAATTGTGATAGTAGATGATGAGCCAATCACACGATTGGATACTCGAGATATTCTACTGGAAGCTGGTTATGAAGTTGTTGGGGAAGCCGCAGATGGATTTGAAGCAATCGAAGTTTGTAAAGAGACTAAGCCGGATCTCGTATTGATGGATATCCAAATGCCAATTTTAGATGGTCTGAAATCTGGTAAAAAAATCATCCAAGATCAGTTAGCAGGTAGTATCGTGTTTCTTTCTGCTTACAGTGATCAAGAGAATACGGAGAAAGCAAAGAAATTAGGCGCAATCGGTTATCTTGTAAAACCATTAGATTCAAAATCTTTGATCCCAACTATCGAGATGGGGATCGCTAGAGGAAAAGAAACTCAAAACCTGCTACAACAGATCGACAAACTACAATTGAAATTGGAAGAGCGAAAAGTTGTGGAAAAGGCAAAAGGGATCTTAGCAAAAGAAAATAATATTTCTGAAGAAGAAGCTTATCAAATGTTGCGTACATTAAGTATGAACAAACGCGCACGTATGAGTGAAATCGCAGAATTGATTATTATGGATGATGAATAA
- a CDS encoding iron-containing alcohol dehydrogenase: MENIQFSTQIIVGEDALQSLENVKEKRVFIVTDPFMAENGMVEQVTTYLNQYHVFSDIVPDLPLDKIVSGIKEMESFQSEVIVAIGGGSAIDAAKAMKYFGQKTMDLLTEQFIAIPTTSGTGSEVTNFSVITISELGLKIPLVTDKIQPDVAILDTGLVMSVPPKITADTGIDVLTHVIESYVSTEANGVADALCEKVVALVFEYLERAYKNGQDKEAREQMHLASCMAGMAFNSTSLGLNHGIAHAAGARLHVPHGRINGILLPEVIAYNSGLGNGQVTEVEVAERYAALANCISNTQTKNPRLGVQNLIRLIKQLREKLDMPATLSEYGLSSKEVLSHEEAIATSALADGCTRTNPRQADEKGVRAILKAIL; this comes from the coding sequence GTGGAAAATATACAATTCTCGACACAGATCATTGTGGGCGAAGATGCGTTACAAAGTCTTGAAAATGTGAAAGAAAAGCGTGTGTTCATCGTTACTGATCCATTTATGGCAGAAAACGGCATGGTGGAGCAAGTAACGACTTATTTAAACCAGTACCATGTATTTAGTGATATTGTTCCTGATCTACCACTTGATAAGATCGTTTCAGGAATCAAAGAAATGGAAAGCTTCCAAAGTGAAGTGATCGTAGCAATCGGTGGCGGCTCCGCAATCGATGCAGCGAAAGCAATGAAGTATTTTGGACAAAAGACAATGGATCTTTTGACGGAACAATTTATTGCGATCCCAACGACAAGTGGGACAGGGTCTGAGGTAACAAATTTCTCTGTGATCACGATCAGTGAATTAGGCTTGAAAATCCCGTTAGTAACGGATAAAATTCAACCAGATGTTGCGATTTTAGATACAGGATTAGTCATGAGTGTTCCACCGAAAATCACTGCGGATACAGGAATAGATGTACTGACACATGTCATTGAATCCTACGTTTCAACAGAAGCAAATGGCGTAGCAGATGCCTTATGTGAAAAAGTGGTTGCTTTAGTTTTTGAATACTTAGAGCGAGCATACAAAAATGGTCAAGACAAAGAAGCCAGAGAACAAATGCACTTAGCTTCTTGTATGGCAGGCATGGCGTTCAATTCGACTTCACTAGGTTTGAACCATGGGATCGCTCATGCGGCTGGCGCTCGTTTACATGTGCCACATGGTCGCATCAATGGCATCTTACTTCCAGAAGTGATTGCCTATAATAGTGGTTTAGGCAATGGTCAAGTGACAGAAGTAGAAGTAGCTGAAAGATATGCGGCATTAGCGAACTGTATCAGTAACACACAAACGAAGAATCCTCGCTTAGGGGTACAAAACTTGATTCGTCTGATCAAACAGTTGCGAGAAAAATTAGACATGCCAGCGACATTGAGTGAGTATGGTTTGTCTTCAAAAGAAGTGTTGTCACATGAAGAAGCAATTGCGACTTCTGCCTTAGCAGATGGCTGTACGAGAACCAATCCTCGTCAAGCAGATGAAAAAGGCGTTAGAGCAATATTAAAAGCAATCTTATAA
- a CDS encoding sensor histidine kinase, which yields MERINTLCQRYTNLTQSDIQELCRTSAYLTESKHYETADVFIDVFNEMTKEALVVYHKKPKCIPSLYKHEVVGKEALLKNEPGVLRTMETSLNSIGLLAVTQENRLIKQNIFPIRNEQRTIGVIIVEEGVEQPIGAVERQESQSKEQGTLAIESTFDPLIMDQLAEAVLIFDTATGNLVLANHRAKELYRKLGYREMINDLHYDNLSLDYTTFEYVLYQMNDQTENRLIELDTAYLNYYFNIRKVWIDAGSRVAMIIQDNTEVKKKEDEIVSKSVAIREIHHRVKNNLQSVVSLLRIQARRTTSKEASKVLKESVNRIMAIATTHELLSKQVEDNVSLRQMLEAVMYNFRHIFNPEKVQLNLTVDPTITVSSDQMVSISLVVNELLQNIFDHAFEPDQSGMVEVSGEIENKVITITVTDDGNGYDVNRNKETSLGLMIVNSYIKDKLKGKVKIESSNKGTKTCFYFEQNTKDVVR from the coding sequence ATGGAACGAATCAATACATTATGTCAGCGTTATACAAATCTAACCCAATCAGATATTCAAGAGCTTTGTCGGACGAGTGCTTATTTAACAGAGTCTAAGCATTATGAGACGGCAGATGTGTTCATCGATGTCTTTAATGAAATGACGAAAGAAGCATTAGTTGTCTATCATAAGAAACCAAAATGTATTCCCTCATTATATAAACATGAAGTTGTCGGAAAAGAAGCGTTATTAAAAAATGAACCTGGTGTTTTACGTACCATGGAAACAAGCTTGAACAGTATTGGCTTGTTAGCAGTCACACAAGAAAATCGCTTGATCAAGCAAAATATTTTTCCGATTCGAAATGAACAACGAACAATCGGTGTGATCATCGTAGAAGAGGGAGTCGAGCAACCGATTGGGGCAGTTGAACGACAGGAATCACAGTCAAAAGAACAAGGAACACTTGCGATCGAATCTACATTCGATCCGTTGATCATGGACCAGTTAGCTGAAGCGGTCTTGATTTTTGATACGGCCACTGGAAACTTAGTCTTAGCGAATCATCGCGCAAAAGAACTATACCGAAAACTAGGCTATCGTGAAATGATCAATGATTTGCACTATGACAATCTTTCTCTTGATTACACAACGTTCGAATATGTTCTTTATCAGATGAATGATCAAACCGAAAATCGGTTGATCGAATTAGATACAGCGTATTTAAATTATTACTTTAATATTCGAAAAGTTTGGATTGATGCAGGATCGAGAGTAGCAATGATTATTCAAGATAATACAGAAGTGAAAAAGAAAGAAGATGAAATCGTATCAAAATCGGTGGCGATCCGAGAGATTCATCACCGCGTCAAAAACAATTTACAGTCTGTCGTTTCGTTATTGCGGATCCAAGCACGCCGTACCACTAGCAAAGAGGCTAGTAAAGTACTGAAAGAAAGTGTGAACCGGATCATGGCGATTGCGACGACACATGAATTATTGTCCAAGCAAGTAGAGGATAATGTTTCCTTGCGACAAATGCTTGAGGCAGTGATGTACAATTTCCGCCATATTTTTAATCCGGAAAAAGTGCAGTTGAATTTGACAGTTGATCCGACGATCACTGTTTCCAGTGACCAAATGGTTTCCATTTCGCTCGTCGTCAATGAGTTACTCCAAAATATCTTTGATCATGCCTTTGAGCCAGATCAAAGTGGAATGGTTGAGGTCAGCGGAGAAATCGAAAATAAAGTCATTACGATCACTGTTACAGATGATGGCAATGGCTATGATGTCAACCGAAACAAAGAAACAAGTTTAGGGTTGATGATCGTGAATAGCTATATCAAAGATAAGCTAAAAGGGAAAGTGAAAATTGAATCATCCAACAAAGGAACAAAAACTTGTTTCTATTTTGAACAGAACACCAAAGATGTTGTTCGGTGA
- the eutC gene encoding ethanolamine ammonia-lyase subunit EutC, with product MNEQQLKEMITSMLSEMVAGEKPTEQPKAPVATTTTMTTTAPVVEEGMIDDITEVDLRKQLLVKDAKDEAGYLRMKAFTPARIGVGRTGTRYLTSSTLRFRADHAAAQDAVFSDVDPQLVEEMGFISTQTICKTKDEYLTRPDFGRQFDEENSAKIKQQTTPKAKVQIVVGDGLSSAAIGANIKEVLPAIKQGLKMYGLDFDQVVFVKYCRVPSMDQIGEITDAEVVCLLVGERPGLVTAESMSAYVAYRPTVGMPEARRTVISNIHKGGTPAVEAGAYLAELIKKMLDKKKSGIELKEAE from the coding sequence ATGAACGAACAACAATTGAAAGAAATGATCACTTCAATGCTAAGTGAAATGGTAGCCGGTGAAAAACCAACGGAACAACCAAAAGCGCCAGTCGCTACAACAACTACGATGACGACAACAGCACCAGTAGTAGAAGAAGGCATGATCGATGACATCACAGAAGTAGATCTACGTAAACAGCTTTTAGTCAAAGATGCAAAAGATGAAGCAGGCTACTTACGCATGAAGGCATTCACGCCTGCTCGTATTGGTGTAGGACGTACAGGAACTCGTTATCTGACTTCTTCAACCTTACGTTTCCGTGCGGACCATGCCGCAGCACAAGATGCGGTATTCTCTGATGTTGATCCACAGTTAGTGGAAGAAATGGGCTTTATTTCGACACAAACAATTTGTAAAACAAAAGACGAATACTTGACTCGCCCAGATTTTGGCCGTCAATTTGATGAAGAAAACAGCGCAAAAATCAAACAACAAACAACACCAAAAGCAAAAGTGCAGATCGTTGTTGGGGATGGGTTAAGTTCTGCGGCTATCGGGGCAAATATCAAAGAAGTATTACCTGCAATCAAACAAGGGTTAAAAATGTATGGTTTAGATTTTGATCAAGTCGTCTTCGTCAAATATTGCCGTGTGCCGTCAATGGATCAAATCGGTGAAATCACTGATGCCGAAGTAGTATGTCTATTAGTTGGCGAACGTCCGGGACTTGTAACAGCAGAATCGATGAGTGCGTATGTTGCCTACCGTCCAACAGTAGGAATGCCAGAAGCTCGTCGTACCGTGATCTCAAACATCCATAAAGGTGGAACACCAGCGGTTGAGGCCGGTGCATATCTCGCGGAATTGATCAAAAAAATGCTAGATAAGAAAAAATCTGGTATCGAGTTGAAAGAAGCCGAATAG
- a CDS encoding ethanolamine ammonia-lyase subunit EutB produces the protein MILKTKLFGKTYQFSSVKEVLAKANEEKSGDKLAGVAATSAEERVAAKVVLSHLTLNDLFNNPVVDYDEDEVTRIIIDQVNMRIFGMIKHWTVSELREYILSDKTGDFEIKHISRGLTSEMIAAVCKLMSNMDLIVGAKKIHIEKTANTTIGRAGTFSNRLQPNHPTDDVDGIMASVMEGLSYGAGDALIGLNPVDDSTESVKRCLDKFEEFRSEWDIPTQTCVLAHVTTQMEAMRQGAPTGLVFQSIAGSEKGNTAFGLNAEMLAEAQALALSSGQAAGPNVMYFETGQGSELSSEAHFGADQVTMEARCYGLAKKFDPFLVNTVVGFIGPEYLYDSKQVIRAGLEDHFMGKLTGLSMGCDVCYTNHMKADQNDMENLSVLLTSAGCTYIMGIPHGDDVMLNYQTTGFHETATVRELFGLRPIKEFEGWMEKMGLMENGKLTSLAGDASVFIK, from the coding sequence ATGATTTTAAAAACAAAATTATTTGGCAAAACCTATCAGTTTTCTTCAGTCAAAGAAGTGTTGGCTAAAGCAAATGAAGAAAAATCAGGAGATAAATTAGCTGGTGTTGCAGCAACTTCTGCGGAAGAACGAGTAGCAGCAAAAGTTGTATTATCTCATCTGACATTAAATGACTTATTCAACAATCCAGTAGTTGATTATGATGAAGATGAAGTGACACGCATCATTATCGACCAAGTCAACATGCGCATTTTCGGCATGATCAAACATTGGACAGTTTCAGAATTAAGAGAATATATCCTTTCTGATAAAACAGGAGATTTTGAAATCAAACATATCTCTCGCGGATTGACTTCTGAAATGATCGCGGCAGTCTGCAAATTGATGTCAAATATGGACTTGATCGTGGGAGCTAAAAAAATCCACATCGAAAAAACAGCGAATACAACAATCGGTCGCGCCGGTACTTTTTCAAATCGTCTACAACCGAATCATCCAACAGATGATGTGGATGGTATCATGGCTTCTGTCATGGAAGGCTTATCTTACGGCGCCGGTGATGCACTGATCGGTTTGAATCCAGTTGATGACTCCACAGAAAGTGTGAAACGTTGCTTAGATAAATTTGAAGAATTCCGTAGTGAATGGGATATTCCAACACAAACCTGTGTCTTAGCTCATGTGACGACACAAATGGAAGCAATGCGTCAAGGCGCACCGACGGGTTTAGTGTTCCAATCGATTGCTGGCTCAGAAAAAGGGAATACAGCATTTGGTTTAAACGCAGAAATGTTAGCTGAAGCACAAGCATTAGCATTGAGCAGTGGACAAGCAGCTGGTCCGAACGTGATGTATTTTGAAACAGGTCAAGGATCTGAACTTTCATCTGAAGCGCATTTTGGGGCAGACCAAGTGACGATGGAAGCACGTTGTTATGGTTTAGCGAAGAAATTTGATCCATTCCTTGTGAATACAGTTGTCGGTTTTATTGGACCAGAATACTTGTATGATTCAAAACAAGTCATTCGTGCAGGTTTAGAAGATCACTTCATGGGTAAACTAACTGGTTTATCAATGGGTTGTGACGTATGTTATACGAACCATATGAAAGCAGATCAAAATGATATGGAAAACTTATCTGTGTTATTAACATCAGCTGGATGTACGTATATCATGGGCATCCCTCACGGTGACGATGTGATGTTGAACTACCAAACAACTGGTTTCCATGAAACAGCTACAGTCCGTGAATTGTTCGGTTTACGTCCAATCAAAGAATTTGAAGGTTGGATGGAGAAAATGGGCTTGATGGAAAATGGTAAATTAACAAGCCTAGCCGGCGATGCTTCAGTATTTATCAAATAA
- the eutS gene encoding ethanolamine utilization microcompartment protein EutS encodes MEEKQRMIQEYVPGKQVTLAHIIASPDKEVYTKLGLPAGTSNALGILTITPSEAAIIAVDIATKSGDITIGFIDRFSGSVVISGDVSSVEAALHAVLHGLKQILQFSVTCEITRT; translated from the coding sequence TTGGAAGAAAAACAACGAATGATCCAAGAATACGTCCCAGGAAAACAAGTTACTTTAGCCCACATCATTGCAAGTCCCGACAAGGAAGTCTATACGAAATTAGGATTACCAGCAGGCACAAGCAATGCTTTAGGGATCTTAACGATCACGCCAAGTGAAGCTGCAATCATCGCTGTTGATATTGCAACGAAAAGTGGCGATATCACGATCGGCTTTATCGATCGTTTCTCTGGTTCAGTAGTTATCTCTGGCGACGTGAGTTCTGTTGAAGCAGCATTACATGCTGTACTGCATGGACTCAAACAGATTTTGCAATTCTCTGTGACGTGTGAAATTACAAGAACTTAG
- the eutA gene encoding ethanolamine ammonia-lyase reactivating factor EutA: MAKEKILTVGIDLGTSTTQLVLSELTIENFASAFSVPRITISEKEVIYRSEIIFTPLINQTMIDDEAIKAFVSRQYQQAGIEKQQIQMGAVIITGETARKANASKVLQALSGFAGDFVVATAGPDLESIIAGKGAGAQEYSKKRHTSVVNIDIGGGTSNLVVFTDDEINDTACFDIGGRLIKVDQAGNISYISPKITDMIGQLGLPLKIGTKASVTAIKPVIDELVKVLENSVGIGERSRFYDLFITNRGLRLDEEIPIVTFSGGVADCLVEDVTDTFKYGDIGLLLGAALRKSQIFTEKEVLQSNETIRATVVGAGSHTADISGSTIAYHEQILPIKNIPILKVSQEDESLEAEKMGERIDEKLAWHRLEETPQIALAMKGIVNPTFADVQRYADGIVQGLSALITENIPLVIMVDEDMAKALGHALHAYLPGNYPFICIDSVKVENGDYIDIGQPVAEGAVLPVVVKTLVFN, encoded by the coding sequence ATGGCAAAAGAAAAAATTCTAACTGTAGGGATCGATTTAGGTACCTCGACGACGCAACTTGTTTTATCAGAGCTGACGATCGAAAATTTTGCCTCTGCATTTTCTGTTCCAAGGATCACGATCTCAGAAAAAGAAGTGATCTATCGCAGTGAAATCATCTTCACTCCTTTGATCAATCAGACAATGATTGATGATGAAGCAATCAAAGCGTTTGTTTCCCGACAATATCAACAAGCGGGGATCGAGAAACAACAAATCCAAATGGGTGCAGTTATCATCACTGGTGAAACAGCTCGTAAAGCCAATGCCAGTAAAGTATTACAAGCCTTGAGTGGCTTTGCTGGAGATTTCGTGGTCGCTACGGCTGGTCCAGATCTTGAAAGCATCATTGCTGGTAAAGGAGCAGGCGCCCAAGAGTATTCGAAAAAGCGTCATACTTCGGTCGTCAATATCGATATCGGAGGCGGAACGAGTAATTTAGTCGTCTTCACTGATGATGAAATCAATGATACTGCTTGTTTTGATATCGGTGGTCGACTGATCAAGGTCGATCAAGCAGGAAATATTTCTTACATCTCACCAAAGATCACAGACATGATCGGGCAGTTGGGACTACCATTAAAAATTGGTACGAAAGCTTCTGTCACAGCAATCAAACCAGTGATCGATGAGCTAGTAAAAGTCTTAGAAAATAGTGTGGGGATCGGTGAACGAAGTCGTTTTTATGACCTGTTTATCACCAATCGAGGGTTACGTTTAGATGAAGAAATCCCGATCGTCACCTTTTCTGGTGGCGTAGCGGATTGCTTGGTCGAAGACGTGACCGATACGTTCAAGTATGGCGATATTGGACTGTTATTAGGGGCAGCGTTACGAAAATCCCAGATTTTCACAGAAAAAGAAGTGTTACAAAGTAATGAAACCATTCGGGCAACGGTTGTTGGCGCAGGATCGCACACTGCAGATATTAGCGGAAGCACGATCGCTTATCATGAGCAGATCTTGCCAATCAAAAATATTCCGATTTTAAAAGTTTCCCAAGAAGATGAGTCTTTAGAGGCTGAGAAAATGGGGGAACGAATCGATGAAAAGCTTGCTTGGCATCGACTGGAAGAAACGCCGCAGATCGCTTTAGCGATGAAGGGGATCGTGAACCCGACATTTGCCGATGTCCAACGATATGCGGATGGGATCGTTCAAGGATTATCTGCCTTGATCACAGAAAATATTCCACTGGTCATCATGGTGGACGAAGACATGGCGAAAGCTTTAGGGCATGCATTACATGCATATTTACCAGGAAATTATCCTTTCATCTGCATTGATTCCGTCAAAGTAGAAAATGGGGATTATATCGATATCGGACAACCTGTAGCTGAAGGCGCAGTGTTACCGGTAGTTGTCAAAACACTAGTATTTAATTAA
- a CDS encoding BMC domain-containing protein: MNAIGMIEVRGFLGAVSVSDAALKSADVNLLNAEIIKGGLTTVQLSGDVAAVNAAVDAGMVIAKQLNCLISHHVISRVDEQTQILFQKPQAEESVTEVTPEHLVEPVAPVQVEAPVEPEKVSETKDRRAELQAKRVAELRKEAYKLNVKQLKPSEIKSASKQALVEAIMAEIKGVTL; this comes from the coding sequence ATGAATGCGATTGGAATGATTGAAGTTCGCGGATTTTTAGGCGCAGTCAGTGTCAGCGATGCGGCTTTGAAATCAGCAGATGTGAATTTGTTGAATGCGGAGATCATCAAAGGCGGCCTAACAACCGTCCAACTAAGCGGGGATGTTGCAGCTGTCAATGCAGCGGTCGATGCCGGTATGGTTATAGCGAAACAATTAAACTGCTTGATCTCACATCATGTGATCTCACGTGTTGATGAACAGACACAAATTCTTTTTCAAAAACCACAAGCAGAAGAAAGTGTCACAGAAGTAACGCCTGAACACTTGGTAGAACCCGTAGCGCCAGTACAAGTTGAAGCTCCGGTCGAACCAGAGAAGGTCAGTGAAACAAAAGATCGTCGAGCAGAATTACAAGCAAAGCGTGTCGCTGAGTTACGAAAAGAAGCCTACAAATTGAATGTCAAACAATTAAAACCATCAGAAATCAAATCTGCAAGCAAACAAGCATTAGTAGAGGCGATCATGGCAGAAATTAAAGGAGTGACCCTATAG